Proteins encoded together in one Telopea speciosissima isolate NSW1024214 ecotype Mountain lineage chromosome 4, Tspe_v1, whole genome shotgun sequence window:
- the LOC122660236 gene encoding tetraketide alpha-pyrone reductase 1, whose amino-acid sequence MDQKLEIRGKVCVTGASGYLASWLVKRLLLSGYHVIGTVRNPGNEKLAFLWELEGAKQRLELVKADLMEEGSFDDAIMGCDGVFHTASPVSTPTSDPKAEILDPAIKGTLNVLSSCKKSPSLKRVVLTSSSAALRARDDFDSTIPLDESSWSSVELCESLQLWYALSKTLAEKAAWEFAKENKIDLVTVLPSFVIGPCLPFDLCSTAIDVINLLKGDSVTFSWHGRMGYVHIDDVALTHIHVYEDKTATGRYLCCSTVLENIELASLLSNRYPSLPIPKRFKPTPQSRAYYELNTSKVKSLGFNFKSIEEMFDDCIASLKEQGHI is encoded by the exons ATGGATCAAAAGCTTGAAATAAGAGGCAAAGTATGTGTGACAGGGGCTTCCGGGTATCTGGCTTCTTGGCTTGTCAAGCGACTCCTCTTGTCTGGCTATCATGTTATCGGAACCGTCAGAAAccctg GAAATGAAAAGTTGGCATTTCTGTGGGAATTGGAAGGAGCAAAACAGAGACTGGAATTGGTGAAAGCGGATCTGATGGAGGAAGGAAGCTTTGATGATGCCATCATGGGATGTGATGGTGTCTTCCACACTGCTTCTCCTGTTTCGACACCTACTTCTGATCCCAAG GCTGAAATCTTGGACCCAGCAATTAAGGGCACCTTAAACGTGTTAAGTTCATGTAAGAAGAGTCCCAGCCTTAAGAGAGTTGTTCTGACATCGTCTTCAGCAGCTTTAAGAGCAAGAGATGATTTTGACTCTACAATTCCATTGGATGAATCATCTTGGAGCTCTGTTGAACTGTGCGAAAGCCTTCAG CTTTGGTATGCATTATCAAAAACACTAGCTGAGAAGGCAGCGTGGGAGTTTGCCAAGGAGAACAAGATCGATCTAGTTACTGTCCTTCCCTCCTTCGTCATTGGACCCTGTCTACCATTCGACTTATGTTCTACTGCCATTGATGTCATTAATTTGTTAAAAG GTGATTCTGTGACATTCTCGTGGCATGGAAGGATGGGTTATGTTCATATCGATGATGTAGCACTCACCCACATCCATGTTTATGAAGACAAAACTGCTACTGGAAGATACCTCTGTTGCTCCACGGTATTGGAAAACATTGAGCTGGCATCCTTGCTATCAAACCGATACCCATCACTTCCTATTCCAAAAAG GTTTAAGCCCACTCCGCAGTCTAGAGCCTATTATGAATTGAACACATCTAAGGTTAAGAGCTTGGGCTTCAATTTCAAAAGCATTGAAGAGATGTTTGATGATTGTATTGCGTCGCTCAAGGAACAAGGCCATATATAA